A single genomic interval of Coccidioides posadasii str. Silveira chromosome 1, complete sequence harbors:
- a CDS encoding uncharacterized protein (EggNog:ENOG410PJB5~COG:Q): MAASVGRLHGKTAVVTGASSGIGRAIALRYAAEGAHVVCADIDSASKDPDDTRPTHEAINQEYPAGEGTSQRSIFVKTDVTSGTEVENLVRECVNAFGRLDIMVNNAGVANGPSNPPGPIHKTPESSWDTIVGVNAKGVWLGCKYAITQMLNQDPHPSGDRGWVINMASVLGLVGSTGTSPYCASKGAVVQMTKSIALDYGQDRIHVNGIAPGYIETPLVKPFLDPHSPDPRARALYAAIGSKHPFAQRMGKPEEIAGSAVFLASDDASWITGHILPVEGGYLAQ; this comes from the exons ATGGCCGCTTCTGTTGGTCGCCTTCACGGCAAAACCGCCGTCGTCACTGGAGCTTCCTCCGGGATTGGACGGGCCATCGCCTTGAGGTATGCGGCCGAGGGCGCACACGTCGTGTGTGCGGATATTGATTCTGCGTCCAAAG ACCCGGATGACACCAGGCCAACTCATGAAGCTATTAACCAAGAGTACCCTGCGGGCGAGGGTACTTCGCAGCGATCGATATTCGTCAAGACAGATGTCACTTCTGGTACCGAAGTGGAAAACCTGGTTCGGGAATGTGTAAACGCATTTGGAAGATTGGATAT AATGGTTAACAATGCCGGAGTCGCTAATGGCCCGAGCAACCCGCCGGGTCCAATCCACAAAACCCCCGAATCCTCATGGGATACAATCGTAGGGGTCAATGCCAAAGGCGTTTGGCTGGGGTGTA AATACGCCATCACCCAAATGCTAAACCAAGATCCGCACCCCAGTGGTGACAGAGGCTGGGTCATCAACATGGCCTCGGTTCTTGGTTTAGTCGGCAGCACTGGGACCAGTCCATACTGTGCATCTAAGGGTGCTGTGGTCCAGATGACTAAATCAATAGCACTGGATTATGGACAGGATAGAAT ACATGTCAACGGCATCGCACCAGGCTACATTGAAACGCCCTTGGTCAAGCCTTTCCTCGATCCCCATTCCCCCGATCCGCGTGCAAGAGCACTGTATGCGGCCATTGGCTCTAAACATCCATTCGCGCAACGAATGGGTAAGCCGGAAGAAATAGCCGGCTCCGCTGTGTTTTTGGCTTCCGATGATGCGAGCTGGATCACTGGCCATATATTGCCAGTGGAAGGAGGGTATCTTGCACAGTAG
- the EFT1 gene encoding Elongation factor 2 (EggNog:ENOG410PF9T~COG:J~BUSCO:1588at33183) encodes MVNFTVEEIRQLMDRPANIRNMSVIAHVDHGKSTLTDSMVQRAGIISAAKAGEARFTDTRQDEQDRCITIKSTAISLYAHLSDPEDIKDIPQKVDGNEFLINLIDSPGHVDFSSEVTAALRVTDGALVVVDCVSGVCVQTETVLRQALSERIKPVCIINKVDRALLELQVSKEDLYQSFARTIESVNVIIATYFDPALGDVQVYPYKGTVAFGSGLHGWAFTVRQFAVKYAKKFGVDRNKMMERLWGDNYFNPKTKKWTKVGEHEGKQLERAFNQFILDPIFKIFNAITHSKKDEISVLLEKLEIKLSSDEKDLEGKPLLKVVMKKFLPAADALLEMMVLHLPSPVTAQKYRAETLYEGPPDDEVCIGIRDCDPKAPLMLYVSKMVPTSDKGRFYAFGRVFAGTVRSGLKVRIQGPNYTPGKKEDLHIKAIQRTILMMGRFIEPIEDVPAGNIVGLVGVDQFLLKSGTLTTCETAHNLKVMKFSVSPVVQRSVEVKNANDLPKLVEGLKRLSKSDPCVLTYISESGEHVIAGAGELHLEICLKDLEEDHAGVPLRVSDPVVSYRETVGAESSITALSKSPNKHNRLYVKAEPLAEEVSNAIEAGKISPRDDFKARARVLADEFGWDVTDARKIWCFGPDTTGANLVVDQTKAVQYLNEIKDSVVSGFQWASREGPIAEEPMRSIRFNILDVTLHADAIHRGGGQIIPTARRVIYAATLLAEPGILEPVFLVEIQVPEQAMGGIYGVLTRRRGHVFSEEQRPGTPLFTVKAYLPVNESFGFSADLRSATSGQAFPQSVFDHWQILPGGSPLDPTTKPGQIVQEMRKRKGIKEVVPGVENYYDKL; translated from the exons ATGGTCAA CTTCACGGTCGAGGAG ATCCGTCAATTGATGGACCGTCCCGCCAACATCCGTAACATGTCCGTTATCGCTCACG TCGATCACGGAAAGTCTACTTTGACCGACTCGATGGTGCAACGTGCGGGTATCATCTCGGCTGCCAAAGCTGGCGAGGCCCGTTTCACAGATACTCGTCAGGACGAGCAGGACAGATGTATCACCATCAAGTCCACTGCTATCTCCCTCTATGCCCATCTGTCCGACCCAGAAGACATCAAGGATATCCCTCAGAAGGTCGATGGTAACGAGTTCTTGATCAACTTGATCGACTCTCCCGGTCACGTTGACTTCTCCTCTGAGGTCACCGCTGCTCTTCGTGTCACCGACGGTGCTCTCGTCGTCGTTGACTGCGTGTCTGGTGTCTGCGTCCAGACCGAGACTGTGCTCCGTCAGGCCCTGAGCGAGCGTATCAAGCCTGTCTGTATCATCAACAAGGTCGACCGTGCCCTTCTCGAACTTCAAGTCTCCAAGGAAGATCTTTACCAATCTTTCGCCCGTACCATTGAATCCGTCAACGTTATCATCGCTACTTACTTCGACCCTGCCCTCGGTGATGTCCAAGTCTACCCCTACAAGGGTACCGTTGCCTTCGGCTCCGGTCTTCATGGCTGGGCTTTTACTGTCAGACAATTCGCTGTCAAGTATGCCAAGAAATTCGGTGTTGACAGGAACAAGATGATGGAACGTCTCTGG GGCGACAACTACTTTAACCCCAAGACCAAGAAGTGGACCAAGGTCGGAGAGCATGAAGGCAAGCAACTCGAGCGTGCTTTCAACCAGTTTATCCTCGACCCcatcttcaagatcttcaacGCCATCACCCACTCTAAGAAGGATGAGATCTCCGTCCTCCTCGAGAAGCTCGAAATTAAGTTGAGCAGTGATGAGAAGGACTTGGAGGGCAAACCCCTTCTTAAGGTCGTCATGAAGAAGTTCCTTCCCGCTGCTGATGCCCTCTTGGAAATGATGGTGCTTCATTTGCCATCCCCCGTCACTGCTCAGAAATACCGTGCCGAGACTCTGTACGAGGGTCCCCCTGATGATGAGGTCTGCATCGGTATCCGTGACTGCGACCCCAAGGCTCCTCTCATGCTTTACGTTTCCAAGATGGTGCCGACCTCTGACAAGGGTCGCTTCTATGCCTTCGGCCGTGTCTTCGCCGGTACCGTCCGCTCTGGTCTCAAGGTCCGCATCCAGGGCCCCAACTACACTCCTGGAAAGAAGGAGGACTTGCACATCAAGGCTATCCAGCGTACCATTCTTATGATGGGTCGCTTCATCGAGCCAATTGAGGACGTTCCTGCTGGTAACATCGTCGGCTTGGTTGGTGTTGATCAGTTCTTGCTCAAGTCTGGTACCCTCACCACTTGCGAGACCGCACACAACTTGAAGGTCATGAAATTCTCCGTTTCTCCTGTCGTCCAGCGCTCTGTTGAAGTAAAGAACGCCAACGACTTGCCCAAGCTCGTCGAAGGTCTCAAGCGTTTGTCCAAGTCTGATCCATGCGTTTTGACCTACATTTCCGAATCTGGTGAGCACGTCATTGCCGGTGCTGGTGAATTGCACTTGGAAATTTGCTTGAAGGATCTTGAGGAAGACCATGCGGGTGTTCCTCTCCGTGTCTCCGATCCCGTTGTCTCCTACCGTGAGACTGTTGGTGCCGAATCCAGCATCACTGCTCTCTCTAAATCTCCCAACAAACATAACCGTCTTTATGTCAAGGCTGAGCCACTTGCTGAGGAGGTTTCGAATGCTATTGAAGCTGGAAAGATCAGCCCCCGTGACGATTTCAAGGCCCGTGCTCGTGTCTTGGCTGATGAGTTCGGCTGGGACGTTACCGATGCGAGAAAGATTTGGTGTTTCGGCCCTGACACGACTGGTGCCAACTTGGTTGTCGACCAGACTAAGGCTGTTCAGTACCTCAATGAAATTAAGGATTCCGTCGTCTCCGGTTTCCAGTGGGCTTCTAGAGAGGGTCCGATCGCTGAAGAGCCAATGAGATCCATTCGCTTTAACATCTTGGATGTTACTCTTCATGCTGACGCTATCCACCGTGGTGGTGGCCAAATCATCCCTACTGCTCGTCGTGTTATCTATGCTGCTACTCTCTTGGCTGAACCCGGAATTCTCGAACCCGTTTTCTTGGTCGAGATTCAAGTGCCCGAGCAGGCCATGGGTGGTATCTATGGTGTCCTTACCCGCCGTAGAGGTCACGTCTTTTCTGAGGAGCAGAGACCCGGCACTCCTCTCTTCACAGTCAAGGCCTATCTGCCAGTCAACGAGTCCTTTGGCTTCTCCGCTGATCTCCGTTCCGCCACTAGTGGTCAAGCCTTCCCACAGTCCGTGTTCGACCACTGGCAGATCCTCCCAGGTGGTTCCCCACTTGACCCAACGACCAAGCCCGGCCAGATCGTTCAAGAGATGCGTAAGCGTAAGGGTATCAAGGAAGTTGTTCCTGGTGTTGAGAAC TATTATGACAAGTTGTAA
- a CDS encoding uncharacterized protein (EggNog:ENOG410Q0GV), which produces MSTETNANRIAELSAQLCVRLSYAAAKVERDWEFDPNEGKYVFSRRASLSSSPKAVRRTPKQTTKSPKVEKSTSPRQRHVNGARIREMLEMGQGTVSLGTSSSNGAMETCQKHSSASSVSHHPVDSKDQIISLDMAQIPRLEPPANIVSGAFNNPRQRPNPNDTRSIYSSCATFSPNKKPALTHQSSTSSLDDINSPTSVIPGTPSQPQFPCLSSTPLNSIHPLAKLRTPSQNALMEQDAIETLLFMSSPENSGYYPGSQHQPKQPIPRSANITPLLSAFGSESVSNASALEPEGDMDPRSTKQRTTHIHRSNYASQGRYERSHNFRGAGLEHEAGDEIDRMLDEMVDSDEDLELNWLSNHEARAAMPQNGPDPGTLLEPPPEVQP; this is translated from the exons ATGAGTACCGAGACCAACGCTAACAGGATTGCAGAG TTGTCTGCTCAACTTTGTGTGCGGCTGTCTTATGCGGCTGCCAAAGTTGAAAGGGACTGGGAATTCGATCCCAATGAAGGGAAATACGTCTTTTCGCGGCGAGCTTCACTATCTTCCTCTCCGAAAGCAGTCCGTCGCACTCCCAAACAAACGACTAAGTCACCTAAGGTAGAAAAATCAACTTCGCCTCGCCAGCGTCATGTCAATGGCGCACGAATCCGGGAAATGTTGGAGATGGGACAAGGAACGGTGTCGCTGGGTACTTCTTCTAGCAATGGCGCTATGGAAACCTGCCAAAAGCACTCATCCGCTTCAAGTGTTTCGCATCACCCGGTAGATTCGAAGGATCAGATTATCTCGCTTGATATGGCGCAGATTCCACGGCTTGAACCACCTGCAAACATTGTCTCGGGCGCTTTTAATAACCCTAGACAAAGGCCGAATCCTAATGATACGAGGTCAATATATTCTTCCTGTGCGACCTTCAGTCCGAACAAAAAGCCTGCGTTGACACACCAATCGTCAACGTCCTCGTTAGACGATATCAACTCACCAACTTCCGTAATACCTGGTACTCCGTCCCAACCCCAATTTCCCTGTCTATCCTCGACCCCGTTAAACAGCATACATCCTCTCGCAAAGTTGCGAACACCCTCTCAGAACGCGCTCATGGAACAAGACGCCATTGAGACACTACTATTCATGTCCAGTCCCGAAAATTCAGGATACTACCCAGGCTCCCAACACCAGCCGAAGCAACCCATTCCACGGAGTGCGAACATCACTCCGCTACTCTCAGCGTTCGGATCCGAATCAGTGTCCAATGCCTCTGCATTAGAGCCAGAGGGTGATATGGATCCGCGTAGCACAAAGCAGCGTACGACGCACATCCATAGAAGTAACTATGCCTCACAAGGACGCTACGAGCGGAGTCACAATTTCAGAGGAGCAGGACTTGAGCACGAGGCAGGAGACGAGATTGATCGCATGCTCGACGAGATGGTAGACAGTGATGAAGACTTAGAGCTTAACTGGCTTTCGAACCACGAGGCCAGGGCCGCCATGCCACAAAATGGGCCTGATCCAGGCACGTTGCTGGAGCCGCCGCCGGAGGTTCAGCCCTAA